From the Desulfosarcina sp. BuS5 genome, one window contains:
- a CDS encoding PIN domain-containing protein → MIALLDTNVIVRFLVSDQSPKYKNLYSFFKSLEYGKMKVELKLIVLFQVLFVLKSFYKVPKDQIAKGITDLLKYKGIVIKNKTMIRRMMEMWYNKKLDIVDCYLIAILESDSQNLLYSYDRDFDKFNINRKEP, encoded by the coding sequence ATGATCGCATTATTGGACACAAACGTTATCGTCCGCTTTTTGGTATCAGATCAATCTCCCAAATATAAAAACCTCTATTCGTTTTTTAAATCCCTGGAATATGGAAAAATGAAGGTTGAACTAAAGCTGATCGTTCTGTTTCAGGTTCTTTTTGTTCTAAAAAGCTTCTACAAAGTGCCAAAAGATCAAATTGCAAAGGGTATAACCGATCTTCTCAAATACAAAGGAATTGTCATTAAAAATAAAACGATGATTCGCCGTATGATGGAAATGTGGTACAATAAAAAATTGGATATTGTTGACTGCTATCTGATTGCCATATTGGAAAGTGATTCACAGAATCTACTTTATAGTTACGATCGCGATTTCGACAAGTTCAACATTAACCGAAAGGAGCCTTGA
- a CDS encoding AbrB/MazE/SpoVT family DNA-binding domain-containing protein, giving the protein MREIIKKAFTMKVFPKGQVVIPIALRKKYGIDIGDQIDVIPESNGILLKPTTKRMIDKSLTDRLFGVFNRYATGKPDLTKVDIKKAVEKGFTEGGI; this is encoded by the coding sequence ATGCGTGAAATTATAAAAAAGGCATTTACGATGAAGGTCTTCCCAAAAGGTCAGGTTGTCATTCCCATTGCCTTAAGGAAAAAATATGGCATTGATATTGGAGATCAGATTGATGTAATTCCGGAATCAAATGGAATCCTTTTAAAACCTACAACCAAAAGGATGATTGACAAATCTCTAACTGATCGACTTTTTGGTGTTTTCAACAGATATGCAACTGGAAAACCAGATCTTACCAAAGTAGATATTAAAAAAGCAGTCGAAAAAGGCTTCACTGAAGGTGGTATATAA
- a CDS encoding transposase: MARAKRHFLPGHVWYITHRCHKKEFLFKFTRDRRRWLQWLFEAKKRYGIRILTYMVTSNHIHLLVFDGGERDVIPKSIQLVAGRTGHEYNQRKNRNGALWEDRYYATAVSSDLHLIQCIAYIDLNMVRAGVVDHPSKWKSRFIGESKDVRKLLGEKK; this comes from the coding sequence ATGGCAAGAGCAAAACGGCATTTCCTTCCAGGTCACGTTTGGTATATAACGCACCGGTGTCATAAAAAAGAATTTTTGTTTAAATTTACCAGAGATCGACGCCGATGGTTGCAATGGCTGTTTGAGGCAAAGAAGCGATATGGAATCCGTATATTGACCTATATGGTTACTTCAAACCATATCCATCTTTTAGTCTTTGACGGTGGTGAACGAGATGTCATTCCAAAATCTATTCAGTTGGTTGCCGGTCGAACCGGTCATGAATACAACCAAAGAAAGAATCGAAACGGTGCGCTTTGGGAAGACCGTTATTATGCAACTGCTGTATCAAGTGACCTACACCTGATTCAATGCATTGCATATATTGATTTGAATATGGTTCGTGCCGGAGTTGTCGATCATCCATCGAAATGGAAATCCCGATTTATCGGAGAAAGCAAGGATGTTAGGAAGCTTTTAGGCGAAAAGAAATAA